A window from Malania oleifera isolate guangnan ecotype guangnan chromosome 7, ASM2987363v1, whole genome shotgun sequence encodes these proteins:
- the LOC131159937 gene encoding ras-related protein Rab7-like isoform X2, with protein MLTRRRTLLKVIVLGDSGVGKTSLMNQYVYNKFSQQYKATIGADFVTKELQVDDKLVTLQIWDTAGQERFQSLGVAFYRGADCCVLVYDVNVHKSFDTLTNWHEEFLRQADPTDPNTFPFVLLGNKVDIDGGNSRAVPEKRAKEWCESRGNVPYFETSAKEGYNVDDAFLCVAKAALDNEREEDNYFQFEPIPEIISETEQIGGGCAC; from the exons ATGTTGACGCGAAGAAGAACCCTGCTCAAGGTCATCGTCCTCGGCGACAGCGG GGTGGGGAAGACGTCTTTGATGAATCA ATACGTGTACAATAAGTTCAGCCAACAGTACAAAGCGACAATCGGTGCTGACTTCGTTACCAAGGAACTCCAGGTTGATGATAAACTGGTCACTCTGCAG ATTTGGGACACTGCTGGGCAAGAAAGGTTTCAGAGCCTGGGCGTCGCGTTTTATCGAGGTGCAGATTGCTGTGTTCTTGTGTATGATGTTAATGTCCACAAATCCTTCGACACACTTACTAATTGGCACGAAGAATTTCTTAGACag GCAGACCCAACTGATCCCAACACATTCCCCTTTGTGCTGCTTGGAAACAAGGTCGACATAGACGGTGGAAATAGTCGAGCA GTTCCCGAGAAGAGAGCCAAGGAATGGTGTGAGAGTAGGGGCAATGTACCTTATTTTGAGACCTCGGCCAAGGAGGGTTATAATGTGGATGATGCTTTTCTATGTGTTGCTAAGGCTGCACTTGACAATGAAAGAGAGGAGGACAA tTACTTTCAATTCGAACCGATCCCAGAAATTATTTCAGAAACAGAACAAATAGGAGGAGGGTGTGCATGCTAA
- the LOC131159937 gene encoding ras-related protein Rab7-like isoform X1 — protein MLTRRRTLLKVIVLGDSGVGKTSLMNQYPLCIYVYNKFSQQYKATIGADFVTKELQVDDKLVTLQIWDTAGQERFQSLGVAFYRGADCCVLVYDVNVHKSFDTLTNWHEEFLRQADPTDPNTFPFVLLGNKVDIDGGNSRAVPEKRAKEWCESRGNVPYFETSAKEGYNVDDAFLCVAKAALDNEREEDNYFQFEPIPEIISETEQIGGGCAC, from the exons ATGTTGACGCGAAGAAGAACCCTGCTCAAGGTCATCGTCCTCGGCGACAGCGG GGTGGGGAAGACGTCTTTGATGAATCAGTATCCATTATGCAT ATACGTGTACAATAAGTTCAGCCAACAGTACAAAGCGACAATCGGTGCTGACTTCGTTACCAAGGAACTCCAGGTTGATGATAAACTGGTCACTCTGCAG ATTTGGGACACTGCTGGGCAAGAAAGGTTTCAGAGCCTGGGCGTCGCGTTTTATCGAGGTGCAGATTGCTGTGTTCTTGTGTATGATGTTAATGTCCACAAATCCTTCGACACACTTACTAATTGGCACGAAGAATTTCTTAGACag GCAGACCCAACTGATCCCAACACATTCCCCTTTGTGCTGCTTGGAAACAAGGTCGACATAGACGGTGGAAATAGTCGAGCA GTTCCCGAGAAGAGAGCCAAGGAATGGTGTGAGAGTAGGGGCAATGTACCTTATTTTGAGACCTCGGCCAAGGAGGGTTATAATGTGGATGATGCTTTTCTATGTGTTGCTAAGGCTGCACTTGACAATGAAAGAGAGGAGGACAA tTACTTTCAATTCGAACCGATCCCAGAAATTATTTCAGAAACAGAACAAATAGGAGGAGGGTGTGCATGCTAA